The following are from one region of the Aspergillus chevalieri M1 DNA, chromosome 1, nearly complete sequence genome:
- the encC gene encoding anthrone oxygenase encC (COG:S;~EggNog:ENOG410PT1Y;~PFAM:PF08592;~TransMembrane:2 (n10-20c25/26o92-113i165-182o)), producing the protein MSTYQSAIKIAAVTGALFLSGGIAAHGLATVPALLESISEDGTSSHAMVQVWRRVYEQGHANSPKIAVLTTVAFAYTAWGANSQQISTRIPMLLYSAAASLVVGIVPYTLIFMEDSNRKLLERAAGSKHYSSSSASSEKGPEDLIDQESNEGLLRRWRTLTLTRALLPTTAGFLGLLAITHYE; encoded by the exons ATGTCAACTTATCAAAGCGCCATCAAAATTGCCGCAGTCACTGGCGCCCTCTTTCTATCAG GCGGTATCGCTGCCCATGGATTAGCTACAGTGCCGGCACTGCTCGAATCCATCTCAGAAGATGGCACCTCCTCTCACGCAATGGTCCAGGTCTGGCGGCGAGTGTACGAGCAAGGACACGCAAATAGCCCGAAGATTGCTGTTCTGACCACAGTCGCCTTCGCATACACGGCCTGGGGTGCCAATAGCCAGCAAATTTCGACACGAATACCGATGCTGCTGTACAGCGCTGCCGCATCGCTGGTCGTGGGGATTGTTCCTTACACGCTCATCTTCATGGAGGACAGCAACCGCAAGCTATTGGAGAGAGCGGCAGGATCCAAGCACTATTCGTCATCTTCTGCGTCCAGCGAGAAAGGCCCGGAAGACTTGATTGACCAAGAGTCGAATGAAGGACTTCTGAGACGTTGGAGGACTCTGACATTGACTCGTGCCTTGCTGCCGACTACTGCGGGTTTTTTGGGATTATTGGCAATTACGCACTATGAATGA
- a CDS encoding rRNA-binding ribosome biosynthesis protein UTP23 (COG:S;~EggNog:ENOG410PK1E;~InterPro:IPR006984;~PFAM:PF04900;~go_component: GO:0032040 - small-subunit processome [Evidence IEA]) produces MRAKRSKKYRKLMHQYELAFNFREPYQVLVDSNFLRATHSFKMEIIPALERTLQGKVKPLLTKCSLAAVMASQPINPRTNAPYRPDHLPPPTVVPLRHCSHNEDDTPIDENDCLLSLFSPSPDSNSKKNKEHYILATADPQSPEKVVATTQGDHKKKKRAETDAVEAVRKSRALRDQTRAIPGVPIVYVKRSVMVLEPMSVQSEGVRDGFEQSKFRVGLGEEPSLGKRKRDGEGGGEGEAKKKKKKVKGPNPLSVKKPKRREQPAAQGKKHEQKPKESEGGDAPEQKQGDSSAPKPKRRRRHHSKKEGGGDGGDGGDGAEPSNNGPADPMDVE; encoded by the exons ATGAGAGCCAAACGTTCAAAGAAGTACCGCAAGTTAATGCACCAGTATGAGCTGGCATTCAACTTTCGTGAACCGTATCAAGTGCTGG TTGACTCGAATTTCCTTCGCGCAACACACTCGTTCAAAATGGAAATCATTCCTGCGCTCGAACGCACACTGCAGGGCAAAGTCAAGCCTC TATTGACAAAATGCTCCCTCGCAGCCGTCATGGCCAGCCAACCCATTAACCCCAGAACAAACGCCCCCTACCGTCCCGATCACCTCCCGCCTCCCACAGTCGTCCCTCTCCGCCACTGCTCCCACAACGAAGACGACACCCCCATCGACGAAAATGACTGCCTTCTCTCGCTCTTCTCGCCCTCGCCGGACTCGAACTCTAAGAAGAATAAGGAACATTATATCCTGGCTACAGCGGACCCGCAATCCCCCGAAAAGGTCGTTGCGACTACACAGGGTGaccacaagaagaagaagcgcgcGGAGACGGATGCCGTCGAGGCTGTGCGGAAGTCGCGCGCGCTGAGGGATCAGACGCGTGCTATCCCCGGTGTGCCGATCGTGTATGTGAAGCGGTCGGTTATGGTTCTCGAGCCGATGAGTGTGCAGTCCGAGGGTGTTAGGGATGGGTTTGAGCAAAGCAAGTTCCGGGTTGGATTGGGTGAAGAGCCGAGTttggggaagaggaagagggatggTGAGGGCGGTGGTGAGGgtgaggcgaagaagaagaagaagaaggttaAGGGGCCGAATCCGTTGAGtgtgaagaagcccaagagGAGGGAGCAGCCAGCTGCGCAGGGGAAGAAGCACGAGCAGAAGCCCAAGGAGAGTGAGGGTGGTGATGCGCCGGAGCAGAAGCAGGGTGATTCGAGTGCACCGAAGCCTAAGAGGCGACGTCGTCACCATAGCAAGAAGGAGggcggtggtgatggtggtgatggtggtgacggTGCTGAGCCGTCTAACAACGGTCCTGCGGATCCAATGGATGTTGAGTGA
- a CDS encoding COX assembly mitochondrial protein (COG:S;~EggNog:ENOG410PS0F;~InterPro:IPR013892;~PFAM:PF08583) has product MHSHLHTPYNANCEEIMNALDECHARGFLHKAIGSCNDIKRDVNRCLAAERYARAKRNRDQARDNRSRIEKIWAEERVFEGKVPAGAAAGSGEGEKQ; this is encoded by the exons ATGCATTCGCACCTCCACACCCCATACAATGCCA ACTGCGAGGAAATTATGAACGCCCTAGACGAATGCCATGCCCGTGGCTTCCTGCACAAAGCCATCGGCAGCTGCAACGACATCAAGCGTGACGTCAACCGGTGTCTTGCGGCGGAGCGGTACGCGCGCGCAAAGCGGAATCGGGACCAGGCGAGGGATAACCGGAGTCGGATTGAGAAGATTTGGGCAGAGGAAAGGGTTTTTGAGGGGAAGGTGCCTGCAGGAGCTGCGGCGGGATctggggagggggagaagcAATAA
- a CDS encoding F-box protein (COG:S;~EggNog:ENOG410Q1TR;~InterPro:IPR001810,IPR036047,IPR032675;~PFAM:PF00646;~go_function: GO:0005515 - protein binding [Evidence IEA]) — MDKISILPLELSLIILSHLPLKSLLVFGATSRKNYERHILCVRRLRLAVFQKRIHSVVSFLQAGWANPDQISESGDVKSSDTEPSMHIVNIIQPRLPFTSTGSSSLDEKYDAKHSLKVLQRCSRPNLLMSQMVRNQNEVFAQFVNRYGKSLTELEFMAYDLDTQGAQALGLNCQDSLRHLALRFEHPHIRDGFTKPAMWFKPAPGSTAWNTLIGIGPQYKPRGKITGLETLTMERTGITPWQLSMLVRNNPNLKTLKLRTCSGAQPEFLDWLGGIDEGSDSEGESMRDDYGLAPGAQLEVLWLENCQQLLDRTVKFDKLPDEICDYGLKWVRGLTNLKSLSFSECACLSPEQVDRANKTVWRIPEVILPHSPPFADSILEVDPMFRRI, encoded by the exons ATGGATAAAATCAGTATCCTGCCGTTAGAGCTTAGTCTCATAATCCTCTCTCACCTTCCTCTCAAGTCCTTACTCGTCTTCGGCGCAACATCGCGCAAGAACTATGAACGCCATATCCTGTGTGTCCGACGTCTTCGACTCGCCGTATTCCAGAAGCGAATCCATTCCGTGGTATCCTTTCTGCAAGCTGGTTGGGCAAATCCAGATCAGATTAGTGAATCAGGAGACGTAAAGAGCAGCGACACCGAACCCTCCATGCACATTGTCAACATTATCCAACCGCGTCTTCCTTTTACTTCGACAGGCTCATCATCGCTCGACGAAAAATATGACGCCAAGCACAGTCTCAAAGTACTCCAGAGATGCAGTCGACCCAACCTTCTAATGAGTCAAATGGTTCGCAACCAGAATGAAGTCTTCGCTCAATTCGTAAACCGCTATGGAAAATCTCTCACAGAACTGGAATTCATGGCATACGACCTAGATACTCAAGGTGCCCAGGCTTTGGGCCTAAACTGCCAGGACTCACTGCGCCATCTCGCGCTGCGCTTTGAACATCCGCATATCCGCGATGGTTTTACGAAACCAGCAATGTGGTTCAAACCAGCACCGGGGAGTACGGCCTGGAATACACTGATTGGGATCGGACCTCAATATAAGCCCCGTGGCAAGATCACAGGACTAGAAACCCTTACCATGGAGCGGACGGGTATTACGCCGTGGCAGCTGTCGATGCTTGTGCGAAACAATCCTAATCTGAAGACTTTGAAGTTGAGGACGTGTAGTGGTGCGCAACCGGAATTCTTGGACTGGCTAGGAGGTATCGACGAAGGATCTGACTCTGAGGGTGAAAGCATGCGCGATGACTATGGACTTGCACCGGGTGCGCAACTGGAGGTTCTCTGGTTGGAAAACTGCCAACAGCTTCTGGATAGAACGGTGAAGTTTGATAAATTGCCGGATGAGATATGTGACTATGGCTTGAAGTGGGTGAGGGGGTTAACGAATCTGAAG TCCCTCTCTTTCAGCGAATGTGCGTGTTTATCTCCTGAGCAAGTCGACAGAGCGAACAAGACCGTCTGGCGTATTCCGGAGGTTATTCTGCCGCACTCTCCCCCGTTCGCAGACTCTATTTTGGAGGTTGATCCAATGTTTCGTAGAATCTGA
- a CDS encoding uncharacterized protein (COG:T;~EggNog:ENOG410PHX6;~InterPro:IPR036457,IPR039123,IPR001932;~PFAM:PF07228;~go_function: GO:0016791 - phosphatase activity [Evidence IEA]) yields MVIKVAAAVTPATPSSTVIVRRYNLATTSISTQHTTARSFSSPRWIKALWSGRQTPVRWYRAWPSYGVITPGSENHNQIDSSTKTTSSASHNNTHHKLPFCFETGYALCAKRPPRPFPPPFLSPPSSSFSEPLTTHNLSQDKRLSIRGERIRGLNNGDDAVLVAENFLGVNDGVGAWATRSRGHAALWSRLLLHFWALEVERNLDDTAAPDPVEYLQRAYEETVEATTSPSEWYGTTTSVTALLHSTRDDAGEHKPILYVTNLGDCQVLIIRPSEEKVLFRTQEQWHWFDCPMQLGTNSIDTPRKDAALSKIQLQEDDIVLALSDGVLDNLWEHEILTITVESVKKWEQGRNEDEDSEWAPPAALADERMVFVARELLRAALVIAQDPFAESPYMEKAVDQGLAIEGGKMDDISVVVGSCKRRER; encoded by the exons ATGGTCATAAAAGTGGCGGCTGCCGTTACCCCTGCCACTCCTTCATCCACGGTCATAGTCCGCCGTTATAACCTCGCAACGACGAGCATCAGCACGCAGCATACCACGGCTAGATCATTCAGCAGTCCCCGGTGGATCAAGGCGCTGTGGAGTGGACGACAGACTCCCGTACGGTGGTATCGCGCCTGGCCTTCCTACGGCGTCATCACCCCCGGTTCCGAGAACCATAACCAGATCGACTCTAGCACGAAGACGACTTCCTCTGCCAGTCATAATAATACCCACCACAAATTACCGTTCTGCTTCGAGACAGGCTATGCGCTTTGCGCCAAACGGCCTCCACGCCCGTTCCCCCCACCGTTCTTGTCCCCGCCGTCGTCCTCGTTTTCCGAGCCTCTAACCACTCACAACCTAAGCCAGGATAAGAGATTATCTATCAGGGGGGAGCGCATTCGGGGTTTGAATAATGGTGATGATGCTGTGCTGGTTGCTGAGAATTTTCTCGGGGTGAATGATGGGGTAGGGGCTTGGGCGACCAGGTCGCGAGGTCATGCTGC GCTTTGGTCGCGACTTTTATTACATTTCTGGGCCCTCGAGGTCGAGCGAAACCTGGACGACACCGCCGCCCCCGACCCGGTCGAATATCTACAACGTGCCTACGAAGAGACAGTCGAAGCAACAACGTCGCCGAGCGAGTGGTACGGAACAACAACATCGGTAACCGCCCTTTTACACTCGACCCGTGACGACGCAGGTGAGCACAAACCGATCCTCTACGTGACAAACCTGGGGGATTGCCAGGTCCTCATTATCCGTCCCAGCGAGGAGAAGGTCCTTTTTCGAACGCAGGAACAATGGCATTGGTTCGATTGTCCCATGCAGCTGGGGACGAATAGTATAGATACCCCGCGGAAAGACGCAGCGCTGTCGAAAATCCAGTTGCAAGAGGATGATATTGTCTTGGCCCTGTCCGACGGCGTCCTTGACAATCTCTGGGAACATGAAATATTGACTATTACCGTGGAAAGTGTGAAGAAATGGGAACAAGGACGGAATGAAGACGAGGACTCTGAATGGGCACCTCCGGCCGCGTTGGCCGATGAacggatggtgtttgtggcCAGAGAGCTGTTGAGAGCTGCTCTGGTAATTGCGCAGGATCCTTTTGCAGAGAGTCCGTATATGGAAAAGGCAGTTGACCAAGGATTAGCTATTGAGGGAG GGAAAATGGACGATATCAGCGTCGTCGTTGGCTCTTGCAAGAGAAGAGAGCGTTGA
- a CDS encoding uncharacterized protein (COG:S;~EggNog:ENOG410PX3Q) encodes MRNSRANHLWGTAFSKLFPKRSSREKEEPKPLEPATEINELTDGFYMYSQSLLEEEAKKREAAMAHEKQMSDSSDNSFASAMMSPIERRIHPYAIDNPDWELPGALIEEIRDENGLDKVSSIMSVYSKVYGVAKIVYVAFVSFGVELDDFPMGFLFHIKRAEEYVRSVSLAELKEMVENLYYAVYARLIAEMANVELCSSFTVDIRRASAKDTIALPEPSHMYKIFLSCKEILDSPSICSELNKHTIQVCQENFIRRTANRMSSGGFSLDDVLGYRRHILTEVSNELSPFCQKWHRLSVLYRMPAAEILAVLSEKYLSIMPKSPIAEEIPVSDLPFINPDTIRPDVWERQIIQDHRQATLAKLEGRSIGDIRRENNGRRLLDFVKERKCVCPSACDCAHDCTMNVERPCVCAPRMMRIMVAKQRRGPGAQPLGVRCNGLAKAIFDGLAVISRDIGDSQMVAELGIAVQLLEEEVQKERMGGE; translated from the exons ATGCGAAATTCTCGCGCCAACCATTTATGGGGAACCGCTTTTTCCAAACTCTTCCCCAAGCGTTCTTCtcgagagaaagaagaaccAAAACCTCTCGAACCTGCTACTGAAATCAACGAACTCACTGACGGCTTCTACATGTACTCGCAGTCTCtacttgaagaagaagcgaaaaagagagaagcaGCCATGGCGCACGAAAAGCAGATGTCTGATAGTTCGGACAATTCTTTTGCTTCCGCTATG ATGTCTCCTATCGAGCGTCGCATTCATCCTTACGCTATCGATAACCCTGACTGGGAGCTGCCTGGCGCGTTAATAGAGGAGATCCGTGACGAGAATGGCCTGGACAAGGTCAGCAGTATCATGTCTGTTTATTCCAAGGTGTATGGCGTTGCCAAGATTGTCTATGTTGCGTTTGTGAGCTTTGGCGTAGAG CTTGACGACTTCCCCATGGGCTTCTTGTTCCACATCAAGCGCGCTGAGGAATATGTGCGCTCTGTCTCTCTGGCCGAGCTGAAAGAAATGGTCGAGAACTTGTATTATGCCGTGTACGCGAGACTCATTGCCGAAATGGCCAACGTCGAACTCTGCTCTTCGTTCACGGTCGATATCCGTCGTGCCTCTGCCAAAGACACAATCGCTCTGCCCGAACCCAGCCACATGTACAAGATCTTTCTCTCGTGCAAGGAAATCCTCGACTCGCCCAGCATCTGCAGCGAGCTCAACAAGCACACTATCCAAGTCTGCCAGGAAAACTTCATCCGTCGCACCGCCAACCGCATGTCCAGCGGCGGCTTCTCCCTCGACGACGTTCTCGGCTACCGCCGCCACATCCTAACCGAAGTCTCCAACGAGCTCTCCCCCTTCTGCCAGAAATGGCACCGCCTCTCCGTCCTCTACCGCATGCCCGCCGCCGAAATCCTTGCCGTCCTCTCCGAGAAATACCTTTCCATAATGCCCAAATCCCCCATTGCCGAGGAAATCCCCGTCTCCGACCTCCCCTTCATCAACCCCGACACCATCCGCCCGGACGTCTGGGAGCGCCAGATCATCCAGGACCACCGCCAGGCCACCCTCGCCAAGCTAGAGGGCAGGTCCATTGGTGACATCCGCCGCGAGAACAACGGCCGTCGTCTGCTGGATTTCGTCAAGGAGCGGAAGTGCGTATGTCCGTCGGCCTGCGATTGTGCGCATGATTGCACGATGAACGTCGAGCGCCCGTGTGTCTGTGCGCCGCGTATGATGCGGATTATGGTTGCAAAGCAGCGTCGGGGTCCGGGTGCGCAGCCGCTGGGTGTTAGGTGTAACGGGCTGGCTAAGGCTATCTTTGACGGCTTGGCGGTGATTAGTCGTGATATCGGGGACTCGCAGATGGTCGCTGAACTGGGTATTGCTGTTCAGCTTCTCGAGGAGGAGGTTCAGAAGGAGCGCATGGGTGGTGAGTGA
- a CDS encoding rRNA-processing protein PWP1 (BUSCO:EOG09261DW8;~COG:S;~EggNog:ENOG410PGZV;~InterPro:IPR036322,IPR015943,IPR001680,IPR019775, IPR020472,IPR017986;~PFAM:PF00400;~go_function: GO:0005515 - protein binding [Evidence IEA]): MSMITTSTWVRRGVAAQFPTKYEIDENEMNRISNLARMQLEEAQGDLSAAQEGKEDEAMDEDEEKKDAMEDDEKNGSEKKTDDDDLKEYDLDHYDSDEVDEDGEKITMFGNVKSLAYHQPNEEDPYLVMPPEEEEEEREELQILPTDNLVLAGKVEDEVAHLEVYVYEDEADNLYVHHDIMLPAIPLCVEWLDIPVGKAAEGRTSGNFVAVGTMESDIEIWDLDVVDCMYPNAILGQGGNDEEKKSKKKKKNKANDEYHVDSVLALAANRQHRNLLASASADRTVKLWDLTTGKCAKSYTHHTDKVCSLDWHPTESTVLLSGSYDRTIVAADMRSPDSKARWSVDADVEAVRWDIHDPNFFYVTTDAGMVYRFDVRNVPASPQESKPVWSLQAHDSSVSSFDINPAIPGFIVTGSTDKQVKLWNIADNKPSMVVSRKPEVGKIFSTTFAPDTDVSFRLAMAGSKGVVQVWDTSTNGAVRRAFVSRMPSLAGDVQERTVGVAPDQNDSDDDGDEGEAGGADAVPGADGWESMDED, translated from the exons ATGTCCATGATCACGACTTCCACCTGGGTTCGCCGCGGCGTCGCAGCCCAATTCCCTACCAAGTATGAGATCGACGAGAATGAGATGAACCGGATATCAAACCTTGCGCGGATGCAGTTGGAGGAAGCACAGGGAGATCTGAGCGCTGCTCAGGAGGGAAAGGAGGATGAGGctatggatgaggatgaggagaagaaggatgctatggaggatgatgagaagAACGGGTCGGAAAAGAAGAC tgacgatgatgacctCAAAGAATACGATCTGGACCACTATGATAGCGACGaggttgatgaggatggcGAGAAGATTACAATGTTCGGAAATGTTAAGTCCCTGGCTTACCACCAACCTAACGAAGAGGACCCCTACCTTGTGATGCCgccggaggaagaagaggaagaacgCGAGGAATTGCAAATTCTGCCTACGGATAACCTGGTTCTTGCGGGTAAGGTCGAGGATGAGGTTGCTCATCTTGAGGTTTATGTCTACGAAGACGAAGCGGATAACCTCTACGTGCACCACGACATTATGCTGCCTGCCATCCCTCTGTGTGTCGAATGGCTGGATATCCCTGTTGGCAAGGCTGCTGAGGGGCGGACTTCCGGCAACTTCGTTGCTGTCGGAACCATGGAGTCGGACATTGAAATCTGGGACCTTGACGTTGTGGACTGCATGTACCCTAACGCCATTTTGGGCCAGGGTGGAAACGacgaagaaaagaagtccaagaaaaagaagaagaacaaggccaACGACGAGTACCACGTCGACTCAGTCCTCGCGCTCGCTGCCAACCGCCAACATCGCAACCTGCtggcctccgcctccgccgacCGAACCGTCAAGCTCTGGGACCTGACCACCGGGAAGTGCGCCAAGTCCTACACCCACCACACCGACAAGGTCTGCTCGCTCGACTGGCATCCTACCGAGTCCACCGTCCTGCTGAGCGGTAGCTATGACCGCACCATCGTTGCCGCGGACATGCGGTCCCCGGACTCCAAGGCCCGCTGGAGCGTCGACGCAGACGTCGAAGCCGTCCGCTGGGACATCCACGACCCTAACTTTTTCTACGTCACCACTGACGCCGGTATGGTCTACCGGTTCGATGTGCGCAACGTCCCCGCCAGTCCGCAAGAGTCCAAGCCCGTGTGGTCGCTGCAGGCGCATGACTCGTCCGTCTCCTCGTTCGACATCAACCCCGCCATCCCCGGCTTTATCGTGACCGGCTCCACGGACAAGCAGGTAAAGCTGTGGAACATTGCCGACAACAAGCCCAGCATGGTCGTCTCGCGTAAGCCTGAAGTCGGTAAGATCTTCTCGACCACCTTCGCTCCCGACACGGACGTCAGCTTCCGTCTGGCGATGGCCGGTAGCAAGGGTGTTGTTCAGGTGTGGGACACCTCGACTAACGGCGCCGTTCGTCGGGCGTTCGTCTCGCGCATGCCATCTCTGGCGGGTGACGTGCAAGAACGGACCGTTGGCGTGGCGCCGGACCAGAACGATTCGgacgatgatggtgatgaagGTGAGGCAGGCGGAGCCGACGCCGTCCCTGGCGCTGATGGCTGGGAGTCCATGGATGAGGATTAG
- a CDS encoding uncharacterized protein (COG:S;~EggNog:ENOG410PXIY;~InterPro:IPR002110,IPR036770,IPR020683;~PFAM:PF12796,PF00023,PF13637;~go_function: GO:0005515 - protein binding [Evidence IEA]), with the protein MSLPQLPKELLQMIAEYLVSHREINHFCQTNREIYKKLIGYLYWYNTEYYRSDVLQWGAIHGRADAVRAAIRHGANVNTSARISGTTLPERYHYFCPLLQMEMREMVQNGEQFVLLNGDSTPLLLAAGGGCEDVVQALLEGGANHRHGGSIRMSPLHAAAAGGHAGVIEIFLKNADFTTDDCSRALGMAATYGHVEAVETLIRHGADHNGPSEHPALISAARQGHVGVIRTLLDHGADIRIKNKSALLHAIEKDHPDVVLLLLERGEDIESRDYEGVTPLMHSVRMRSEKVFDVLIELGADINVVDEDNQTLLWWAREKYKSGGPAAIHIYSVLSYLAGKR; encoded by the coding sequence ATGAGTCTGCCTCAGCTTCCGAAAGAGTTGCTCCAAATGATTGCGGAGTATTTGGTCTCTCACCGCGAGATAAACCATTTCTGCCAGACCAATCGCGAGATTTATAAGAAACTAATCGGCTACCTTTACTGGTACAACACGGAATATTACCGGAGCGATGTCTTGCAGTGGGGAGCCATTCACGGCCGCGCTGACGCCGTGCGAGctgccattcgacatgggGCGAATGTCAATACATCGGCGAGGATCTCTGGAACCACCCTACCAGAGCGATATCACTACTTCTGCCCTCTTCTCCAGATGGAAATGCGGGAGATGGTTCAAAATGGGGAACAGTTCGTCCTTCTCAACGGGGATTCCACACCATTACTACTGGCGGCTGGGGGAGGGTGTGAAGATGTGGTCCAGGCTCTGCTCGAGGGCGGCGCAAATCACAGGCACGGCGGGTCTATCCGTATGTCGCCGCTGCATGCTGCCGCCGCTGGGGGCCACGCTGGTGTAATCGAAATCTTTTTGAAGAATGCTGACTTCACGACCGATGATTGTTCGCGTGCGCTAGGAATGGCTGCAACTTATGGTCATGTTGAAGCTGTGGAGACCCTGATTCGCCACGGCGCTGACCACAATGGTCCATCCGAGCATCCAGCTCTCATTAGCGCGGCAAGACAAGGCCATGTGGGCGTCATTCGGACGTTACTGGATCATGGTGCTGACATCCGGATCAAAAACAAGAGTGCGCTTCTGCATGCCATTGAAAAGGATCATCCGGACGTGGTGCTTCTTCTGTTGGAAAGGGGTGAAGACATCGAGTCACGCGATTATGAGGGCGTTACTCCACTGATGCACTCTGTTCGGATGAGGAGTGAGAAGGTCTTCGATGTGCTGATTGAACTTGGAGCAGATATCAATGTGGTGGACGAGGATAACCAGACGCTTCTTTGGTGGGCTCGCGAGAAATACAAGTCCGGAGGCCCTGCAGCGATACACATTTATTCGGTGTTGTCCTATTTGGCCGGGAAAAGATGA
- the encD gene encoding Fe(2+)/2-oxoglutarate-dependent oxygenase encD (COG:Q;~EggNog:ENOG410PIRX;~InterPro:IPR026992,IPR027443,IPR005123;~PFAM:PF03171,PF14226;~go_function: GO:0016491 - oxidoreductase activity [Evidence IEA];~go_process: GO:0055114 - oxidation-reduction process [Evidence IEA]): MVHPQEPPVLDFSVFYGSDSQAKTKLLQDIRECCLKNGFFQITGHRVSRELQRRTMSCVERFFDLPLEEKLKIDRSRNPFNRGYEVMQSHMSQPGSSPDLKEGLSIGQDLPVHHPYCVEKKFNCGPNVWPEALDDLEEFKCTTMEYYDAVFQLAKDIIAVLALTINGDEGLFAPYTDGAVATLRYLHYPPQPPKTYDNARGCGAHRDYSGITILLQDEVGGLQVLDEPTGQWIDIKPTPGAYVINLANLFSRMTNEIYKSALHRVINKTGLERYSIPFFFTGNPNYICKCLSEFQQEGEPAKYPPATVSDIVGAAMRGTVERAKLFNAKK, translated from the exons ATGGTCCACCCACAAGAGCCCCCAGTTCTTGACTTCTCTGTCTTCTACGGTAGCGACAGTCAAGCGAAGACCAAGCTATTACAAGATATCCGGGAGTGCTGCTTGAAAAATGGCTTCTTCCAAATCACCGGCCACCGCGTCTCCCGGGAGCTGCAGCGCCGTACAATGAGCTGCGTCGAACGCTTCTTCGACCTCCCGCTCGAGGagaaattgaagattgaCCGAa GCCGGAACCCCTTCAACCGCGGCTACGAGGTCATGCAGTCCCACATGTCCCAGCCGGGAAGCAGCCCTGACTTGAAAGAGGGCTTGTCCATCGGTCAAGATCTTCCTGTGCATCATCCATATTGTGTTGAAAAGAAGTTCAATTGCGGCCCTAATGTGTGGCCTGAAGCGCTCGATGACTTGGAGGAGTTCAAGTGCACTACAATGGAATACTATGACGCTGTATTTCAGCTGGCAAAAGATATCATCGCTGTACTTGCTCTCACGATAAATGGCGACGAGGGCTTGTTTGCCCCCTATACAGATGGGGCAGTCGCAACATTGCGATATCTCCACTATCCTCCCCAACCTCCGAAAACATATGACAATGCGCGCGGCTGTGGTGCTCATCGGGACTACAGTGGAATTACCATTCTGCTGCAAGACGAGGTGGGAGGCCTTCAGGTATTAGACGAGCCCACAGGTCAATGGATAGAT ATCAAACCCACACCCGGGGCATATGTTATTAACCTGGCCAACCTCTTCTCGCGAATGACTAACGAAATTTACAAGTCTGCCCTCCATAGGGTCATCAATAAGACTGGGCTAGAGCGCTACTCAATTCCCTTTTTCTTCACGGGAAATCCTAATTATATCTGCAAGTGTTTGTCCGAATTTCAGCAAGAGGGCGAACCGGCAAAGTACCCTCCTGCCACAGTTTCGGATATAGTTGGTGCAGCGATGAGGGGAACTGTAGAGAGGGCCAAGCTATTCAATGCGAAGAAATAG
- a CDS encoding uncharacterized protein (COG:S;~EggNog:ENOG410Q0EI), whose protein sequence is MSEPLISVVCTANIPPTILSTILTNTYDNDPECEPALILLSTNSKSDWEAYTLDSATQAPVTESFVSPFVGMTVQQIARCLRANASGTLLSETYFYVADERTAEDQTLLLVEVEGEDVEGLRSVRVSGECANPDGVALTVGTIGFEEIESLIGDDGVYHG, encoded by the exons ATGAGTGAACCACTCATCAGCGTCGTTTGCACGGCGAATATCCCGCCTACT ATCCTCTCCACAATCCTAACCAACACCTACGACAATGACCCCGAGTGCGAGCCagccctcatcctcctctccacGAACTCCAAATCCGACTGGGAAGCCTACACCCTCGACTCTGCCACTCAGGCCCCAGTCACTGAGTCCTTTGTCTCGCCTTTCGTCGGAATGACTGTGCAGCAAATTGCCAGATGTCTCCGTGCAAATGCCTCCGGTACTCTGCTTAGTGAGACGTACTTTTACGTTGCTGATGAGCGGACCGCTGAAGACCAGACATTGCTGCTTGTGGAGGTTGAaggggaggatgttgagggATTGCGAAGCGTGAGGGTTTCAGGGGAGTGTGCGAATCCGGATGGTGTTGCGTTGACGGTTGGAACGATTGGCTTTGAGGAGATTGAGAGTTTGATCGGTGATGATGGAGTTTACCATGGATGA